In Saccharomyces paradoxus chromosome IV, complete sequence, the DNA window AGCCATGCAACTGTAATTCTATGAATGCATATATTTCTTCCGTCGGCAAAGACGCATCGAACTTTCTCACTAATCTCTGGCCATTTTCTAACCTGATTGCAACTTTGCTTGCATCTTTTCCGGGGGATGGTTCAGGTTTCAGCTGGCTTTTCCTCCACAATAGCCATTGGTTTTCTGTTCTTTGGTGCTCTAGTTCCCTCTGATCTCTTCGGGTCTGTTCCAATCTTTCTGAATCTCTTTGTTGATCACGCCTTAAAGAATCCTGGTATCTGGAATCCTGTTGTTGCCTTATTAACCTTTGCATTTCAATATTCTGCCTTTGCTGACGCAGTTGAATTAATCGAGGATAATTCTTGGAAAATATAGTCTCCAAATCTTGAGTCGTATAGTTAGAAATAGAGCCTTCGACTCTTGCAATTAattctattttcttctcagcctttaaagaaattattcCAAGTAGAGGATATTGCCTAATTTTTAGTGCATTGGAAACTTGTAACCCTTCGGATGTAGTAACGTCACCATACCATAGTAACACCTGATACTTCCTTATCATGTTAACAAAAGCTTCTGAACACAATATTTTATTAACGTAGTCCATATGATTATCTAAGAGCGGATCATGTAAATAAATGACCCCAAATTTTACTTGCGCGCTACAAGCATCCAATAATTCAGTATAACTGTTTTGCATAATgcttttggaaaatgttCCATTTTCTGGATTGTACAAAGAACCAAAGCTAAACTGAACTCCACTGTTTTGATTGTTGCTCGTACTTTCGCTGTTGCTACCATCGTCAGTGCTCCCGTTAGCTTCAGAGCATGTTACAGCTTGAGCTTCGTTCTCTAGGTTTTCCAGAAGACGGTGTAATTGGGAACTATGATCTAGTAAACGATTATGCTTCCTTTGATAGAATCCGTGAAGCCTTAGTAGAGGTTTCAAAAGACGTGAACTCCGGACgatgaaattcaataaataataaagaactATCAAGGGAGCttggaataaaaaatgaagtaCTGATTTTGAGCGACCACCTCGGTCCTGTGCAGGTTCGTTTgtattgttgttttgaTCTTCTGTTCTTCCATCCAAATCAGCAGGCGGTTCTTCCCTAAAAGCTCCTGGGATTCGAATAAAGgattcatcattatttccAAAAGTATGCCTAAATATATCCATGTTTATTAGGTGCCCTTGAACTGTAGTTTAGTCGTTTGGTgaatttaaagaaaacctGAGAAAACGGTCGTatgttattattcaatttgCTTTCACCTCTTGCTTCCTACGTAAAAATAAGCAAGGATGTGTTACAATAAGGTTTCGCCCTGTTATTGTCGTTCTAAAAAACGGTCACCGAAGTGTCGAATAAAGGCTAATTGCGACgtaagagaaagaaattggGACGACAGTGACTACCTAAGGAGTTTAAATACGTATATGAATTTAATATGTGGCTAACTTTAGGAAGGTAAATTGGAGTCAAAGtattgaataattttctttacatTTTCTATTGGTAAACCATAAACAGGGTTGACATCGGTAAGTTCAGATGATGCAATTAGACGGTCTGGAGTACACTTGATGTAATGTGGAGGATCATCAGGAGCGCAACTGTATGAAGCCTCCGTCACAGCGAGTCCTAATAGGCAATAATTTGTATGGTAAAAGTCTGGGTGGGCCCCTGGTTTGTCTCTCAAGCCAGGTTGCTCTTTCTCTTGGCAACAGTATAATATATAGTCCTGAAGAGCATGTTTATTGAAGCATTGACCATATCCTAAAGCTTCAAGGATGGCAGCCGAGCCTCCCACCCAGAAACTATAGCAACCATCAACGAGTTTGTTGCTTCTTCCGCAAAATCCTCGTTCTTCTTGCAGTTGACGAGCACTAGACCATTCTAATAGCTTTTCAACGTTTATTTGATCCATAGACCCCAAAATAGCTAGACTGGCTGTGGCACAGAAAGTATAACCTCCGTGCGCCTCGTCCACGTGAGGACAACTGCCGAATCCACCTTCATAGTTttgacaatttttcaaatagtTCAACACACCTTCAGCAAGCTCCTCTGTAAAGATATTTAAAAGCGTTGCAATGCTCAATGCACAGTATATACCTCTTGTATCCACTTCTCCAACTTCTAAACAAGTCTTGAATCCTCCATTAGgctctttcaaagataGTAACCATTGGTAAATTCCTTTTCGATCAATTCTGTCCCAGCATCCGTCTATGTTATCGCAAAGGGACAGGGCGTTAATCGCAGCATAAGTGCTCGCCAAATGAGATAATTGGCCCTGACCCCCGCCAAAGGGTCCTCCTGAAGGACTAATAGTAAATAGCTTATCCAcgatttttcttttgacgTCATCTGAAAGCCAATCCTTGTCCAtcactttcaaagaattaGCAATCCAATATAGCATCCATGGTTGAGAAGCATCTAGTGCTGTCATTTGTGGAGGTAACGATATTTCAAAGGCAACATCTAAGTACATTTTATGAAAATCTTTCGTGAGAGTAGGTTTGTTAACGCCTTCACCATCGTAGATCTCCAATACGCCTTGTAGCACTTTGTGCCGTGCTTCTGTAGTGGCGGTCTCTAGTTCCTTCATCAAAGGTTGGATTGCTTTACTTGAATCTAAATCCGCTACATCGACGATTTTCTCCATGACTGATCTCTTCCTTCCTAATAACGCCGAGTTTATAAATTTAGCCCTGGCTATGGACCTTCCTACTCTCTGTTGCATACGCTTTGATTTCTTATAGATCTAAAAGCAACGCAGTTGTCTGTGCATAAGAACGACGATGAAATGGACCCTTGCTTGGTGTATCCTAACCACTTTCGCGTGTTTTAGCTTGAAACTTTCCTAATCAGGCAACAGCTTATGCGAAAGGAATGATTAGGTACAATGTTAGACAGCTTTTTTTCGAGATCTCTAACGATGACTAGATATAGTTATAAAAGAATAGAGGATTAAGCTACCACTGTTTTGAGCCTCATGTTCAATCAGAGCAGGGTACGGGAATAGTGATCCTTTTCATTAGCGAAAGTAGGGAAAAATAGCCCACCAACAGACAAAGAAAGGAGTTGATACCGTACTAAAAGGCGTGAGGCTGTTGAAACAAgtgataattttttttatattctgGTTTGACTGGCATTACTTACAGGGTAGTGAAACGAATAGCCTGACAAACATTAACACAACCGGGGAACTTTACATATATGTCCAGCAGTGAAATGGATTCTGATGGTATGATAAATGAAGCATATGACGACTCGGAGTTAATTGGTGAGGAAACAGAATCAAAATATGCATCGATTAAGAGGTGGTATCAGCTAATCACTTCTCCCTTAGATTTGCAGTTGGtaataaatgaaaagttAGAAATGATCAACTGGGATGCACATGCTAAAAGTCTAGCTAAGCCATTAGGGAACTTTTTAACggtgcttttttttgttacaAGACTTTTGCAGGACAATTTGATCAAGCCCAATTATTACAAACTAAACGTCAAGTCAGGTGCTTTCGATCTTTCTAAATCCAACAAATTAAAAGAGTTTGATTATTTATGGGAGATATCCTCCAGCTTTCAAGACAATAATCAATTTTATGCATTCCAATCTTGGTATTTCGTTACTCTAAGGTTTATGAAcaatcttttcaagtttACTATTTTCATATTGCTGTCTCTGAACCTGTATGTAAGCTGCAAGTTCATGTTTGGATACCTTAAAACTTACAATCTCttccatttgaaaaaagagttCGATTCTCCAAACTTGACTAAACATAACTTGAGCGATTTAAGTAAAGAATATTATGAAGATATTTACAAGCAGTCATTGTGGTCTATGTtaaagcatttttttagaGGATCTCATACTGATGCACCTTATATTGatcaagatgaagatgaaatattttatcagttgaaaaaatggacTCCGACTAACTTCATGATTAATCTTTTCGTGTCTTTTTCACCAACGGcaattgtttttttgagcTTTTCTGATGTTACGTTTACGACAGCAATTGCCATAATCATCCATCAATATATTCTAGATTATGTCATAACTAAGAGATTTCAGAGAAGTGTGGACGATGACTTGATCTTATCAAGTGCGGCTTTGCAAGAGTATGAGGACAAGCATATAATAGCACGAACACATGAATACGGCAACACAAATACTCTATCATCTGCTATAGGAACTAGACCTAAAACACCAAGAATATTCACCACTCATTCACTACGTGGAGAGGAAATTAGAGAAGTGTataattacaaaaaaaaggagtTTGAGGCATTACCTAAGATGACTGAAAATGTGCCAGAGTCACGAGAAACCGGAATGAAGGTCCGCGAAGGCATTTCTCAGATACCTGGTAATCACACCTATCCTATTGGTTTTCGTTATTCCCCCAAAATCATCCCATATTTGAGGGAGAAAGGttcaaataatgattttgttCAACTATCGTTaaatcaaaatttaaagaaggATGGAGCTCACCTGCCGAATCAAGACCAAAACACATCAAAATCGTTGAGTCCCCTAAGAAAAACGCCTTTAAGCACAAGGCAGAAAAGTTTTGAAGGCTCAGAATTCAATGCGTTGAATAAGGATGATATTGATGCCATTCTTCGCtctccaaagaaaaagaagaacaatcacaaaaaataaatagatCGTTTCAGAATTATGTCTAAGTATGTATagttttgtaaaaaataataaacaaaaagtGACAATGctgtttgaaaaagttatcAAATTGATTACGTATCGCGATGTActaaatattttaaatgTTCATGAATTTTCAGTTGGGCAAACTCCGCTATAAGTCATTCCAACCAAATAACCAATTATTCAGTTTGTGTATAAATCCGGCGGGTTCGTTATTtctgtatttttcttcttgttgaCGCATCTTCGATTCCAAGCTTCGTAACAGAGTGGGAATATTCGAATTCGGCCCCGTATTTTGCATGAATGGCAATTTGCCATCTATTACATCTAGCCGCTTATTTAAAGAATTTGCTAGTTTTGgacttgaaatttttgctCCAATACCAACATTACTGGCAGGAGAATTAACATCTTCTCTCAGCAGAGCGTCATCAGTTACTATTACGTTTGGTGGCGATGGAGTATTCGATGTTGATGGTGTGGAGGAGCTCTGATACATAGAAACGTTGAATTCTCCAATGTCGTCaatattatcaattttGCAACCGGCTAGTTGCTCTACCGCATTTCTTGAATATGGTATACAGCCAATTAAAGCGCCGTGAAATATGGTTCCATTTTCTTGCAGTGCTCTCAAAGCAGAAGATGGAGAGTTATAAGTGAGCTTAACCCAACTTTCACCGGTGAATAttggatattttttgttgCTCGTTTCATTATCTTTCCCTTTTAAGGTAATAGATTTGTTAGCAGTAGGATCATTTTGATCACAGTTTGTATCACGATTATGGAATATTCTGAAAGAGCTGGGGCTAATACCGCGACCCAACCGCAGTACTTGAAAATCTTCCATGATACGACCAAAATGGGAAAAGTGCTCGATTAATTCGTTGGAAATTGATTCAGGATAGCCGAAAACGATAATTGCGCTTAAACTAGAAGACTTGGAAAAAGTTTCATGGgctttattattgtttgtTTCGGCGGTATTGTAATTATTATCTAAATGGTTATCTTCAATGTTTGCTATTCTAACATAAGAGTCCTTATCAAAAACATTAGGAGTATTCTTGGAATCATAAGCTGGCCTATTAATTTTCTTGGCTGTGTATTTATCGGAAACAAATTGGGTTGTTAAAGATGGAATAGAACCAAATTCATCCTCACGTTGCCAGTCTTGTAAAGTAACGGTGGGTGGAATGTCATTAAAGGTTGACAATAGAGAATTGATGTCATTATTTGCTGCTGATTTGTTTCTTTCATTATGTTTGAAATCCTGATTCTGCTTACTGAAATTTCTCATTGAAGTATTCAGGGAAGATGATTCATCATTCTGGCTAATGTCAGATGAGGAATTTTGCTTTGTTGTCTTTCTTCTTATCACCGTATGAGGAGTAAATCTCTTTTTTGGATTACTCACCCAACTAGGATTATTCCCTTGGCTATGTTGGTTTGTGTTATTGACGCTGTTGTTTacattgttgttgttaatGCTATTACTACTAATATTactactattattattgatgttTACGGTATTGGTAAGTGAGGTCCCAAATCGTGAAGAACTAGCACCAAACGGTCCATTGAATGGCGAGctttgctgctgctgttgtgGTTGCAGCTGTGCTTGCAACTGAGATTGTGATTGAAACATCGGAGTCGTTTGTGGTGCTTGCGAAGTAAGGCTTGTAAATCCACTGTTATTATCGCCTGAACGTACTCCAAACATTTCAATTGTGTCGTTCCTTATTTTTCAGGTTgcagagaaaaaaagaatagtGCGAATAAAAAGTTaattagaaaagaaaaaataggCCTACCTTATCaggaaacaaaatatgCAGAGGTATGTGTGTGATATTCACAATGTTCCGAAcctacttcttctttcaccAGCACTCCTTcgaacaaaatttttccggtattatttttttttggatgGCTCTACACAAAGTGTCTTCCGGGTAGTGCAGTGGCCGTCTTATTGGTGTTAGGCGTTTGGTTGTTCTTTATTAGTCGATGATAATCCTCCCTCATCTTGACATATCCTAAATGAATTTTCCCCAAGAAGTGGTCAGCAAGCCTTCTGTCTGTATCTAAACGTGACAGGTATGCCCCACACACCTCGCACACCTGTAACTTTTGTTGGGCGCTCTGGCCAACGTTCTCCGTAATGGTTCGCACACGTTTGGCAACCTCTTTCCTTTTACTAATCAGTTCTTGTAATTTGACTGATTGCAGCATACCCATAGTGACTTCATCCGCACGGATTAAAGAATCAATCTCTTGTCCCATTAGGCCTATCCGCGCGTCCAAGACGTCCAGTTCTTCAGTAACCTGCTGGATCTTCATTCGTTCCTCGGCGGTAtgtttcaaattttgcAGTGCTACGGAAATCTGCCCATTACACTCGTTAACAAACCGGGACAGAATGGCAAGATATTCTCTTTCGAATTCGGGGAACGTTTTGCCCTGCTTGACCTCTCGCTCGTACTGAATTTTATGCTTGGCTAAATGCATCTGGGGGCATTTTCCCAAGCTCTGCTTGGTGCCCTGGAATAGGTCGTAGGGGCACTCGCCTACAAGGTATGATTTGCAGATCTTGGGATCATGTAGCCCGAGATCTCTTTTTTGATGCGAATACCTGTTGTGGCGGAAACTGGAGTCCCTGCCCATCAGCTGCTCGACAAGTTTGCGTTGTTCTGCGGCTGGGGTTGACATAGTTGACATAGTTGACATGTAGGCGGTAGTGGGCGGTTCTCTCAGGAGGTATAGAGATTTTTGTATTATGGCCTTTTGTTCTGCTAGTGAGTGggttcttttctttcttctctgCTTGAAGCATCGGCGGTTATTCGGGTAATATACTAAAAATGTTGCTATGAACGGATGTAGGACAAATCAATAAGTGATGGCGAGATGCTCTAACTGGATCATGTAACCTACCCTTTGATGTCACGCTACCACCAAATATGGGTATCGCAGTGGCTTTCAGTGGGTGTCTCCCTTGCCATGTTTCTAGCTTTTTCCCTTTGTTGTTGGGTGCTTTGCGAAGAGCAGAGGGAAATTTTATCGGCAAAACCTCACTAGGAAGAACTATATAAAAGAAGGGTCAGTCTGAAAATTACGCCGCAGTAATCTCATTGTAGTAAGTAAAACAAACAATGTTGATCACTGAGACCTTCCATGATGTGCAGACATCATACGGCACCACTTTGCGTATCTACGTATATTCTCCCAAAATAGCAGGCTATCCGCAGGCTAAGTTTCCTGGAGTGATCCTGTACAGTGAAATTTACCAAGTGACGGGGCCGGTTCGCCGTTTTGGCCAAAGAATTGCGTCTGAAGGTTACGTTGTGGTGGCACCTGCCATTTACCACAACTTCATGGGTCCTGAAGCGTTGCCCTATGACGTTCAGGGTACCGATATCGGTAACGAGTACAAGATCAAGAAGCCATTAGAATCGTACGATGAAGACAACAAACTGTGTTGCgatcttcttttccagCTACCGCAGTTTGATGGTAAGAGAGTTGGGTCCACGGGGATGTGTTTAGGTGGCCATTTGGCTTTTAGGGCGCTGCTGGACAAGAGGGTCACCTGTGCAACATGCTTCTTCCCTACCGACATCCATTCGAGAACCTTGGGGCTGGGCCAAGACGACAATTCTTTGGAACGTGTTTCGAAGGAGTTGGGTAATAACCAGGAAATGGTCCTGATCTTCGGAACTGCGGACACCCATGTCGATCCGGAAGGCCGCGATCTGATCAGAAAGACTCTCAGAGACCACGGAGTAAAGTTCACTTTCTTGGAAATCCTGGCTGCCCAGCACGCGTTCATCCGCGACGAGTTCAGCAAGGGTAGATTCGACTCCGCTATCACTCAAAGTTGTCTCGGCTTCCTGTTCGAGCAATTCAACAGGAAATTGAGAATCGATTTGGGTGAATTTGTCGACGATAATACACCATTGGAGCACGTTTGTTAAGCTCCGCGCTCTGTACATGCTATATACTAAATaacaataagaaaaaggaaaaagaagcacAATATAGAAAAGCGTTCGTTCTacttaataaaaaaaaaataaaaaaacgaaaagaaaaacgaaaacTAAAAAGGACAAAAGATGAGAGCTCTTTAAAAAATACTTCATAGTAAGAAACTACTGAAACTATTCATcccaataaaaaaaacacgtAGAAGGCGTCTATCTATCTTTTTGACTTTTCGGCTTTCAACTTCTCAAGCTTTTCAGCCTCTCTTCTAGCATCTGCGGCTGCCTGCTTTTGTCTCAAAATTTCAGCGTCTGActccattcttttcttagggtcaccattttttttctggctCTTAGCCATGtccttttgctttttcaagtttttttgtcttgCCAAGTCTCTTTGATTACCTCTTGCCATTGTTGAAGATGTATCGTCTTGCGACGTAATTTGGTGCTGTGTGTGGTATTGATGTTGTTGCGGTTGCTAAAAATGCTCTAACAATACTCTATAAAATGTGGAAACGTTGCCATGGCAAGACAAAGAAGCGATCTTTGGGTGAAATAATAGGATCCGAGTGGCCGGGTAAACTCAACTGCTCGTACCGTATATAGTATGCATAAATGGCGAAAATGTCTTTGTTTTAGTTATTTCCCAGAATGCCATATTAAGTACACTTGTCACGCGTTCCTTAGCACCGATACACGCATTAATATATGAGCGTCACAGTAGCAGATCATCTCTGACACTTGCTTccccattttttttattcgtTTTTTTAAAGGGTTTTTCTACAGTCTAAAGGCCTCCCCTAATAAGTCAGCCCCTCCCTTTGGGATGTACCGCTGGCCTGCATATATAAGAGGTGCATCTGTGATAGCGGGTGGATCCATCTTGTGGGGATCGTATCACGAACGTTGTAAAAGACAAAACAACCACTGTATTTGTTATTCGTGTAGATGTTGCCCAGACTTGGTTTTGCGAGGACTGCTAGGTCCATGCACCGTTTTAAGGTTAGCCAGATCTCTAAACCTTTTTTCCATTCCACCGAAGTCGGTAAGCCCGGACCACCGCAGAAGCTATCGAAATCTTACACAGCAGTATTCAAGAAATGGTTTGTCAGAGGTTTAAAGCTCACTTTTTACACGACGTTGGCCGGCACGCTGTACGTGTCATACGAGTTGTACAAGGAATCGAACCCACCTAAGCAGATCCCGCAATCTACGGCTTTTGCTAAtggtttgaaaaagaaagagttGGTCATTTTGGGTACAGGCTGGGGCGccatttctcttttgaagaaactggACACGTCTTTGTACAACGTTACCGTGGTGTCACCAAGAAGTTTCTTTCTGTTCACGCCGCTGTTACCTTCTACGCCTGTGGGTACGATAGAGATGAAGTCTATTGTCGAACCGGTTAGGTCTATTGCTAGAAGAACTCCTGGAGAAGTTCACTACATCGAGGCGGAAGCATTGGACGTTGACCCCAAAGCGAAAAAAGTAATGGTGCAATCGGTGTCGGAGGACGAGTATTTTGTTTCGAGCTTGAATTACGATTATCTTGTCGTCAGTGTGGGCGCTAAAACCACTACTTTTAACATTCCTGGGGTCTATGGCAATGCGAGCTTCTTGAAGGAGATTGAAGATGCTCAAAATATTCGTATGAAGTTGATGAAGACCATAGAACAGGCGAGTTCGTTTCCTGTAAACGACCCGGAAAGGAAGCGATTATTAACGTTTGTGGTTGTTGGTGGCGGCCCCACGGGTGTAGAATTTGCCGCAGAACTGCAAGATTACATCAATCAAGATTTGAGAAAGTGGATGCCCGATTTGagtaaagaaatgaaagtCATCTTGATTGAAGCCTTGCCTAATATCCTAAACATGTTCGATAAGACATTGATTAAGTATGCCGAGGACCTTTTTGCCAGAGATGAAATTGACTTGCAAGTGAATACTGCCGTGAAAGCCGTAGAACCAACTTACATCCGTACTTTGCAAAACGGTCAAACAAGCACCGATATCCACTACGGGATGCTAGTTTGGGCAACCGGGAATGAACCAATCGAATTGTCAAAAACACTGATGGGTAGAGTACCGGAGCAAACTAACAGGCGCGGTCTGttaattaatgaaaaattggagcTCCTGGGAGCTGAGGATTCGATATATGCGATTGGTGATTGTACCGCGCATACAGGTTTCTTCCCCACGGCACAGGTCGCACACCAGGAAGGTGAATACTTGGCCAAGATCTTGgataaaaaattacaaataGAACAATTAGAATGGGACATGCTGAATAGTACCGATGACAGTAAGGTATCACGcttacaaaaagaaattaattTGAGGAGATCTAAGCTAGATAAGTTCAACTACAAACACATGGGCGCCCTTGCGTACATCGGCTCCGAAACCGCAATTGCAGATCTGCATATGGGCGACTCATCATACCAACTGAAAGGTATGTTTGCCTTCTTGTTTTGGAAATCTGCCTATTTGGCCATGTGTCTCTCCATAAGAAATAGGATTTTAATTGCCATGGACTGGACCAAAGTTTACTTTCTTGGAAGGGATTCTTCCGTGTAGTCcttgttttatatatttgttGTTCCGCAATTCAAATCGTTTACATCATTTACGTATTATAACCAATAATTGCCTTTATTGGTCATAGAAATTTCGCGTTACCCTTACTCGTTCAAGGtgatattcttttttatatgtgatgaaaatttaagaaagaaaaaaatagtcgACAACACGCCGAATAAACAAAgggttttcttcaataccTGAAATAGTAGTTGAAGGGCAGAAGTTGAATCCTTATCTTTCTGAgtgttgttattttttgtaaGTCGTAACACGGATCTGTTTGCCTGTTGGAATTTTAcgttatttttctcttcgGTATAACTAGCTTATATTCACTTTGGCAATAGGTTAAAAAAGCTcgttcatttttttaaaagcaGCAACAATGTCACACgaaggtgaagaagatttatTGGAGTATTCCGATAACGaacaagaaattcaaattgatgCTTCTAAGGCTGCTGAAGCCGGAGAAACTGGTGCCGCCACTTCTGCCACTGAAggtgataataataacaacacTGCAGCTGGCGACAAGAAAGGTTCTTATGTTGGTATCCATTCCACCGGtttcaaagatttcttGCTGAAGCCAGAACTATCAAGAGCCATCATTGACTGTGGTTTTGAACATCCTTCTGAGGTCCAACAACACACCATTCCTCAGTCTATCCATGGTACCGATGTGTTGTGTCAAGCTAAGTCAGGTTTAGGTAAGACAGCTGTCTTTGTTTTATCCACTCTGCAACAGCTGGACCCTGTTCCTGGTGAAGTCGCCGTTGTTGTCATTTGTAACGCTAGAGAACTAGCCTACCAAATTCGTAACGAGTATTTGAGATTTTCCAAATATATGCCAGACGTAAAAACAGCCGTCTTTTACGGTGGTACTCCAATTTCTAAGGATGCTGAACTTTTAAAGAATAGAGACACTGCTCCCCACATTGTTGTTGCCACTCCAGGTCGTTTAAAGGCGTTAGtgagagaaaaatacaTTGATTTGTCTCACGTCAAGAACTTTGTCATTGATGAATGTGATAAagttttggaagaattaGACATGAGAAGAGACgttcaagaaattttcaGAGCTACTCCAAGAGACAAACAAGTCATGATGTTTTCAGCCACACTTTCTCAAGAAATCAGACCAATTTGTAGACGTTTCTTACAAAATCCattggaaatttttgtcGATGATGAAGCTAAACTTACTTTACATGGGTTGCAACAATATTATATCAAATTAGAAGAACGTGAAAAAAACCGTAAATTGGCTCAATTATTAGACGATTTGGAATTCAATCAAGTCATTATTTTCGTTAAATCTACTACAAGAGCTAATGAGTTGACCAAACTGTTAAACGCCTCTAACTTCCCAGCTATTACCGTTCATGGTCACAtgaaacaagaagaacGTATTGCTCGTTACAAGGCCTTCAAAGATTTCGAAAAACGTATTTGTGTATCCACAGACGTTTTTGGTAGAGGTATCGATATTGAACGTATTAACTTAGCCATTAATTACGATTTGACCAATGAAGCTGACCAATATTTACATCGTGTTGGTAGAGCCGGTAGATTTGGTACTAAGGGTTTGGCTATTTCATTTGTTTCCTCGAAGGAAGATGAGGAAGTTCTGGCTAAGATCCAAGAACGCTTCGATGTCAAAATCGCTGAATTCCCAGAAGAAGGCATTGATCCGTCCACTTATTTGAATAATTAataaaggtaaaaaaaatacatttttatatagattatataaagATTTTGTATTATTCAAGCgaacaaaacaaacaaaaaaaggagaggAAAACTTGGTGTGCTATTGCGGAAGAGGGGATATTcgctgaaaaaataaacgtGGTGTAGTCATCTCGTGAACATATTAGACACTTCCATTAGCCATAACAAACCAGAGCAAGATTGGAAGATGCAATTTTGTGAATGGATTCTAAATTAACGTTTTACCCGTTATAGGAGGATATACAGTATATGTAAgtaaaaagtttttttaataCAATAGATGTGCAAAGAAAAGTGAAGAGATTTCCggaaaaatcttgaaatttcttaACGGTAAGATTTTTGGAATCTAGAACGAGCACCCTTACCACCGAATTTCTTTGGTTCTGGTCTTCTAGAATCAGCAATCAACAAAGTTCTGTCGTAAGAGGTGAAagccttcttcaattcgTTCTTGGATTGTTCGTCAACGTACTTTTGGTGGTAAGCGACTAAACCCTTAGCAATGGCTTGTCTGATAGCGTAGACTTGGGAAACGTGACCACCACCAGTGACTCTAACTCTGATATCGATGTTGGAGAATTTGTCCAAACCAACCAACAACAAAGGTTCGTACACCTTGAATCTTAGGATTTCTGGTTCAACCAAAGTGATTGGAGAACCGTTAACCTTAATCAAACCC includes these proteins:
- the ASM4 gene encoding FG-nucleoporin ASM4 (FG-nucleoporin component of central core of nuclear pore complex (NPC)~similar to YDL088C), with the protein product MFGVRSGDNNSGFTSLTSQAPQTTPMFQSQSQLQAQLQPQQQQQSSPFNGPFGASSSRFGTSLTNTVNINNNSSNISSNSINNNNVNNSVNNTNQHSQGNNPSWVSNPKKRFTPHTVIRRKTTKQNSSSDISQNDESSSLNTSMRNFSKQNQDFKHNERNKSAANNDINSLLSTFNDIPPTVTLQDWQREDEFGSIPSLTTQFVSDKYTAKKINRPAYDSKNTPNVFDKDSYVRIANIEDNHLDNNYNTAETNNNKAHETFSKSSSLSAIIVFGYPESISNELIEHFSHFGRIMEDFQVLRLGRGISPSSFRIFHNRDTNCDQNDPTANKSITLKGKDNETSNKKYPIFTGESWVKLTYNSPSSALRALQENGTIFHGALIGCIPYSRNAVEQLAGCKIDNIDDIGEFNVSMYQSSSTPSTSNTPSPPNVIVTDDALLREDVNSPASNVGIGAKISSPKLANSLNKRLDVIDGKLPFMQNTGPNSNIPTLLRSLESKMRQQEEKYRNNEPAGFIHKLNNWLFGWNDL
- the RAM1 gene encoding protein farnesyltransferase (Beta subunit of the CAAX farnesyltransferase (FTase)~similar to YDL090C) — translated: MQQRVGRSIARAKFINSALLGRKRSVMEKIVDVADLDSSKAIQPLMKELETATTEARHKVLQGVLEIYDGEGVNKPTLTKDFHKMYLDVAFEISLPPQMTALDASQPWMLYWIANSLKVMDKDWLSDDVKRKIVDKLFTISPSGGPFGGGQGQLSHLASTYAAINALSLCDNIDGCWDRIDRKGIYQWLLSLKEPNGGFKTCLEVGEVDTRGIYCALSIATLLNIFTEELAEGVLNYLKNCQNYEGGFGSCPHVDEAHGGYTFCATASLAILGSMDQINVEKLLEWSSARQLQEERGFCGRSNKLVDGCYSFWVGGSAAILEALGYGQCFNKHALQDYILYCCQEKEQPGLRDKPGAHPDFYHTNYCLLGLAVTEASYSCAPDDPPHYIKCTPDRLIASSELTDVNPVYGLPIENVKKIIQYFDSNLPS
- the UBX3 gene encoding clathrin-mediated endocytosis regulator UBX3 (Subunit of the DSC ubiquitin ligase complex~similar to YDL091C) gives rise to the protein MDIFRHTFGNNDESFIRIPGAFREEPPADLDGRTEDQNNNTNEPAQDRGGRSKSVLHFLFQAPLIVLYYLLNFIVRSSRLLKPLLRLHGFYQRKHNRLLDHSSQLHRLLENLENEAQAVTCSEANGSTDDGSNSESTSNNQNSGVQFSFGSLYNPENGTFSKSIMQNSYTELLDACSAQVKFGVIYLHDPLLDNHMDYVNKILCSEAFVNMIRKYQVLLWYGDVTTSEGLQVSNALKIRQYPLLGIISLKAEKKIELIARVEGSISNYTTQDLETIFSKNYPRLIQLRQQRQNIEMQRLIRQQQDSRYQDSLRRDQQRDSERLEQTRRDQRELEHQRTENQWLLWRKSQLKPEPSPGKDASKVAIRLENGQRLVRKFDASLPTEEIYAFIELQLHGLLNSEDDDPPVDRPANYQHQYGFKLITPVPRREIGLSTTISDVSGIYPSGNIVMERLDE
- the NUR1 gene encoding Nur1p (similar to YDL089W) — translated: MSSSEMDSDGMINEAYDDSELIGEETESKYASIKRWYQLITSPLDLQLVINEKLEMINWDAHAKSLAKPLGNFLTVLFFVTRLLQDNLIKPNYYKLNVKSGAFDLSKSNKLKEFDYLWEISSSFQDNNQFYAFQSWYFVTLRFMNNLFKFTIFILLSLNLYVSCKFMFGYLKTYNLFHLKKEFDSPNLTKHNLSDLSKEYYEDIYKQSLWSMLKHFFRGSHTDAPYIDQDEDEIFYQLKKWTPTNFMINLFVSFSPTAIVFLSFSDVTFTTAIAIIIHQYILDYVITKRFQRSVDDDLILSSAALQEYEDKHIIARTHEYGNTNTLSSAIGTRPKTPRIFTTHSLRGEEIREVYNYKKKEFEALPKMTENVPESRETGMKVREGISQIPGNHTYPIGFRYSPKIIPYLREKGSNNDFVQLSLNQNLKKDGAHLPNQDQNTSKSLSPLRKTPLSTRQKSFEGSEFNALNKDDIDAILRSPKKKKNNHKK